From Leclercia adecarboxylata, one genomic window encodes:
- the pcoC gene encoding copper resistance system metallochaperone PcoC: MSILNKAILTGGLVMGVAFSAMAHPELKSSVPQADSAVAAPEKIQLNFSENLTVKFSGAKLTMTGMKGMSSHSPMPVAAKVAPGADPKSMVIIPREPLPAGTYRVDWRAVSSDTHPITGNYTFTVK, translated from the coding sequence ATGTCGATTTTAAATAAAGCCATTCTTACAGGTGGCCTCGTTATGGGCGTTGCTTTCTCTGCTATGGCCCATCCGGAATTAAAAAGCTCTGTGCCACAGGCTGATTCAGCCGTAGCGGCCCCGGAAAAGATTCAGCTTAATTTCTCGGAAAATCTGACCGTGAAATTCTCAGGTGCAAAATTAACGATGACGGGTATGAAAGGCATGTCATCACATTCTCCGATGCCGGTCGCGGCAAAAGTGGCGCCAGGCGCTGACCCTAAATCGATGGTCATTATTCCGCGAGAGCCTTTACCCGCTGGCACTTATCGTGTTGACTGGCGCGCGGTTTCTTCAGATACGCACCCTATTACCGGTAATTACACCTTTACAGTGAAGTAA